From the Candidatus Fermentibacter sp. genome, one window contains:
- a CDS encoding cold shock and DUF1294 domain-containing protein translates to MRKLGKIVDWNDNRGFGFIVPEGGGDRVFVHIKAFRPGQARPRGGELVDYVPTTDDKDRRRADDVIFTKARAGGGRTSPARSGQGAATFLLAASAAFILLTGWLALTGRASPAVPIVYLVMSAISFAVYASDKAAAPAGGRRIPENTLHLLALLGGWPGALIAQRLLSHKTRKAGFQALFWITVALNLAALAWYLLRIRG, encoded by the coding sequence ATGAGAAAGCTCGGGAAGATCGTGGACTGGAACGACAACAGGGGATTCGGCTTCATCGTCCCGGAGGGCGGCGGCGACAGGGTATTCGTCCATATCAAGGCCTTCCGCCCCGGCCAGGCGAGGCCGAGGGGCGGGGAGCTGGTCGACTACGTCCCCACAACCGACGACAAGGACCGCAGGCGGGCCGACGACGTGATCTTCACGAAGGCTCGAGCCGGCGGGGGCCGCACTTCTCCCGCGAGGAGCGGACAGGGTGCGGCCACGTTCCTTCTTGCTGCCTCGGCGGCATTCATCCTCCTGACGGGATGGCTTGCCCTGACCGGAAGAGCCAGCCCGGCGGTCCCGATCGTCTATCTCGTCATGAGCGCCATCTCCTTCGCGGTCTATGCCTCCGACAAGGCGGCGGCCCCGGCAGGCGGCCGCAGGATCCCCGAGAACACCCTGCACCTGCTCGCACTCCTCGGGGGATGGCCCGGAGCCCTCATCGCCCAGAGGCTGCTCTCCCACAAGACGCGCAAGGCGGGGTTCCAGGCGCTGTTCTGGATCACGGTCGCCCTGAACCTCGCGGCGCTGGCGTGGTACCTGCTGCGGATACGGGGGTAG
- a CDS encoding cation diffusion facilitator family transporter: MTGRDGAVRGPRLTRFAWLSIAAAVTTIVLKLLAWGMTGSVGLLSDAMESGVNLAGAAIALAMLSIAARPVDREHEFGHGKAEYFSSGAEGALILAAAAAMIAAAVPRFSNPVPLERLGAGAAVSAAASALNLAVAIVLRRAGRRYDSITLEADAGHLMTDVLTSAGVLAGMGAVALTGWAWLDPVIAVLVAVHILRTGSGIVHRSVDGLMDAAIPESERGLVLRVFDRHAGGGVRFHALRTRRAGSMRFISFHVLVPGDWSIERGHLLLESIEGEIRAEIPGSTVFTHIEPACDGTPPAGPGLPMDAQAGAQAGDDA; this comes from the coding sequence GTGACCGGACGGGACGGCGCCGTGCGCGGGCCGCGGCTCACGCGGTTCGCGTGGCTGTCCATCGCCGCGGCCGTCACGACGATAGTCCTCAAGCTCCTTGCATGGGGCATGACGGGCTCGGTCGGCCTGCTCTCGGACGCCATGGAGTCCGGGGTCAACCTGGCCGGAGCCGCCATCGCCCTGGCGATGCTCTCGATCGCGGCCAGACCCGTGGACAGGGAGCACGAGTTCGGACACGGGAAGGCCGAGTACTTCTCGAGCGGCGCCGAGGGGGCGCTCATCCTGGCTGCCGCTGCTGCGATGATCGCGGCCGCGGTGCCCAGGTTCTCGAATCCCGTGCCGCTCGAGCGCCTGGGTGCGGGAGCGGCCGTTTCGGCAGCCGCATCGGCCTTGAACCTCGCCGTCGCGATCGTACTGCGCCGGGCCGGCAGAAGGTACGACTCCATAACCCTCGAAGCGGATGCCGGCCATCTCATGACGGACGTCCTCACCTCCGCCGGCGTCCTGGCCGGCATGGGCGCCGTGGCCCTCACGGGATGGGCCTGGCTCGATCCCGTGATCGCGGTCCTCGTTGCCGTGCACATTCTCCGGACCGGATCCGGCATAGTGCACCGGTCGGTGGACGGGCTGATGGACGCCGCCATCCCCGAGAGCGAGAGGGGGCTGGTCCTCCGGGTCTTCGACCGCCACGCGGGCGGCGGGGTCCGGTTCCACGCCCTCCGCACCAGGCGCGCCGGATCCATGCGGTTCATCTCGTTCCACGTCCTTGTGCCGGGAGACTGGTCGATCGAGCGCGGCCACCTGCTCCTAGAATCCATCGAAGGCGAGATCCGCGCAGAGATACCGGGTTCGACGGTGTTCACCCACATCGAACCCGCGTGTGACGGAACACCCCCGGCGGGACCCGGGCTGCCGATGGACGCGCAGGCGGGAGCGCAGGCCGGGGATGATGCCTGA